The nucleotide sequence CTGGTGAGAATACTGCTTTGATGCCTATCGATTTTACGCTAAAAGATATTGATATGGTTGAGAAATGGGTACTTCCCATCAATATTGAGGATGATCCAGCCAATAGCTATATCCCCAATCCGCGTAAATATTATCGCAAAGCTATTTTGCGTATTCATCCATTCAATGACTACTCCGGTAGTTACAGTGGAACTGCACTGAAAACCACCATGGAAGGTTATGAAGATGAAACGCCGATTGTAAAAGAGGAAATCCGAGGCTATGTAGTAGATGAAAATACCATTTTCTTCTACGCAGGTAATATCGATGAAGATCGTCAAGATCGCCGCAACTATAAAGTTTACGCTACCTTCAATACGAATGGGGGAGTGACTTTCCATTCGGATAATCCTGAAATGAAGTTCCAGGTCAATAAGGACGCAAGTTACACCATAACTGAGCAGATGGATGAAGTTCGTCCATATCTTTTATACCGTTATATTACCATCAATAATATTGATTACCAATTTTCAGATTATACCATGGTGCCCAATGTCGATATCAACTATAAGGTGAAGGGTTCATTGATTTTAGAGCGTCAGTTGAACACCCAAATCCCTGATGAAGACCAGGCGATAGAGTGGTAATAAAGCGCAGCAGCGATACGGTTTAAATTGGGCTTGTACCCAGAAAGTATTGTGAACTTTAAATCTAAAAATTATGCAAATAAATATGATAAATATAAAATGGGGCCGCTATACACTGAACTTGGTGTTGGCCTTGCTAATTGGGCTATTTTATAGCTGTCAAGTTGAGGAAGAAGGGCTTGATATAGGAGAGGCCTTTGATCCATCCCAACCTGTAGTGGTGTCCAATTTCACACCTTCTTCTGGAGGGGCAGGACAGCGACTTGTTATTTATGGTAAGAACTTCGGAAATGATAAAGATATCGTTTCGGTATTTATAGGTGGAAAAGAAGCCACAGTAATCAACGTAAAAGGGGATGCCTTATACTGCTTGGTTCCCAGACAAGCTTTTGGAGGTGAAATAGAAGTACGTGTAGGAGGCGAGGGCCGAGAGGTTACGGGAAATTCCAGCAAGGATTTTAACTATCAGCGAAAAATGGTTGTGTCCACTTTGGTAGGATATAAAAACGACCGTGGAGATGAACCCTGGAAAGATGGTAAATTTAAGGCCGATGACCCAATTGATATGGCAAGTGGTTTTTGGGAGCCCTCTTTTTTCAAATTTGATCCACTCAATCCTAAGCACCTATGGGCTGTATTTGATTTCAATAATGGATTGTATTTGATCGATTTGGAAGATAGTACGGTAACCAAAAAACGTTCTGATTTTGATCGGCCAAGAAGTATTGATTTTACCCTTGATGGCCAGTATATGATCATTGCCGAAGATAGAGGCGGAGAAAATGACCGGGCGACCTACCGATTGTCCCGTGATAAAGATTGGCAGGACAGGGAAGTAATGACCAGGTACAGACAGTGTAATGGAGCTGCTGTCCACCCTATCAATGGAGAGCTTTATTTCAACAGTTATGAGAAAGGCCAGTTTTTCCGTTTTGACCTGAACAAGTATTTCAGCGAAGGATTGGGAGTCAAAGATTACGAGACCTTGTTTGTAGTACAAGATCCAGGATGGGAGTACAAGATATTTATGCATCCTACGGGCAATTATGCATATATCATGGTCATCAACCAGCACTATATTCTTCGAGTAGATTATAATTGGGAGAAGAAACAGTTTAATCAACCTTATCTGGTCTGCGGTCAGTTAAGAGGAGCAGGTTACCAAGATGGTGTAGGTTCTGATGTTCGCCTAAGAAACCCCTATCAAGGCGTGTTTGTGAAAAACGAAGAATATGCGGCTGAGGGCAAACCAGATGAATATGATTTCTATTTTACAGACCAGTATAACCATTGTATCCGTAAGCTGAGCCCACAAGGTAGTGTGACCACATTTGCCGGTAGGGGAAGTTCTAGTATCAATCCTGACCCATGGGGTTATGTAGATGGCGATTTGAGGGAAGAAGCCAGGTTTGATAGACCATCTGGTCTTGCCTACAGTGAAGAGGATAAAGCCTTCTATGTCGGTGATCAGATGAATCATAGGATTCGTAAGATTGCTCTTGAGGAGATGGACGAAGAGGAGTCAGGTGAAGAAGAAGACTAAAAATCAGCCTTGATACTGTTTTAATGAAAGGTATCATCAAATTCATAAAGCCTTTTGGGGTGGTTTTTCCCCAAAAGGCTTTATCTATGAATGCGTGTTTTGTACATGAATTTGGAGATTGAACAAGGGATATGAATGTATTTCAAGCCCTAAAAACAAACCATTAATTAGAAAAAATATCCATCAATTAACTAAAACTATTATTTAGAACGGCTGTGCTGTCAGGGAGTATTTATAGAAGATGAGATTAGAATCAAATCATTTACAAAGATTTCAATTTTGTGGAGATTGTTTTCCTTTTTCAAATTACCAAAGCTTCTTTTGTGGACAGTAAGTAGTGCCTTTTAGAAAATTAAACCTATGAAACGAGTAAAAAGAGTAAAGCAAGCAATTGCAAAGATCACCTTGGGTTTGGGCTTAATGATAGGTACGGAGACTTTGGCGCAGGATGCGCTTAGGGCACCGGCCTATCCATTGATTACCCATAATCCCAATCTAAGTATCTGGTCGATGAACGACCAGCTAAACCAAGAATCTCCAAAACATTGGACAACAGCCGAACATGGGCTTTTGGGGCTGATAAAGGTGGATGGGAAACCCTATCGCTTTTTAGGCAAAGAATCCAAGGTATTCAATGCCGTGCTTCCTACTACTGATCAGCGTGACTATAGTATGCGCTATACTGAAAAAGCCCCCAAACCCGGATGGGAACAAGTAAGTTTTGATGACAGTGCATGGGAAAAAGGAAAGGCTCCTTTTACAGATCGCCGTGATGTGGATGGTACTTTTTGGAAAACTGATGATCTATGGTTGAGAAGAAGTTTTGATCTGAAGGACAGTGAAAACTTGGAAGAACTATTCCTGAAGATTAGGCATGATGACAATATCAAGGTTTATCTCAATGGACAACAAGTCTATCAATTGAAAGGATTTATTCATCGCTATGATTATATAGAAATTCCCCAAAACATTAAAAAAAGCCTTAAAGAAAAAGGCAATGTGTTGGCAGTGCATATTAGAAATACAGGTGGTGGAAGATGGTTGGATCTAGGATTGGCAGAAGGAGTGGTCCAGCCTGAAATGGAGCAGCTGACTGCAGCTGTGCAGACAGGAGTCCATCTTTCAGCCACCCAAACCCAGTATGAATTTGATTGTGGTGATGTAGCCTTGACCGTGAATTTCATGTCTCCTCTGCTATTGGATGACCTGGACCTTCTGGCAAGGCCGATTTCTTATATTACCACGGAAGTCAAAAGCAAAGATGGCAAAGACCATGATGTCCAGATTGCCCTTGGCGTGTCTTCAGATTTGGCGGTCCACCAGCCTAGCCAAGAAGTTGCTGCTTCTAGGTATCAGGATGGGGAATTGGATATCATGAAAGCAGGCACGGTTGAGCAAAATGTTTTAGGAAGAAAGGGAGATGATGTGCGCATTGACTGGGGTCATTTGTATGTGGCTACTGTAAAAAGTGAAAATACCCAGCATTGGTTAAATAGCGGTGGCAATATATTGGGAACTTGGGATAAAAGCCATTCTACAAGTCAAGACCTTCAGTCTAGGGGGATCATGTTGAATACAACAGTGGATATGGGGAATATTGGTTCCAAAGCGAAGGAGCAATTGTTTTTGCTTGGTTATGACGAAGAACTCGCTATTCAGTATTTCGGGAAAGACCTGAAGCCTTGGTGGAAAACCGCTGAAGGTGGAAGTTTTGAAGCTTTATTAGGAAAAGCAGCAGATGAGTATAGAAGCATTGCTAAGCGATGTGAAGCTTTTGATAAAAAGATGTACAAAGAAACGCTAAAAGCCGGCGGAGAGAAATATGCAGATATGTGTGTTTTGGCCTATCGTCAGGCCATAGCTGCCCATACCTTAGTGGAAAGTCCAGAAGGGGAATTGCTGTTCATGTCCAAAGAAAACAATAGTAATGGTTCCATCAATACCGTGGATGTTACCTATCCTTCAGCCCCACTTTTCCTGCATTATAATCCGGATTTGATGAAAGGGATGCTGAATGGGATATTTCATTATTCAGAAAGTGGCAGGTGGAAGAAACCTTTTCCTGCCCATGATCTAGGTACCTACCCAATAGCTAACGGACAAACTTACGGGGAAGACATGCCGGTGGAAGAGGCTGGTAATATGCTCCTGTTGACAGCAGCAATAGTGGATCAGGAAAATGATCCTGCTTATGCCAAAAAGCATTGGGAGGTATTGACCGTTTGGGCAGAGTACCTGAGGAAAAGTGGCTTTGATCCCGCTAATCAGCTTTCTACAGATGATTTTGCAGGCCATTTGGCAAGGAATGCCAATCTTTCTGTTAAAGCTATATTGGCATTGGCCGCTTATGGGAAAATGGCCGGAACGATGGGAGAAAAAGATGTCGAGGCGGATTATATCAATGAAGCTAGGGAAATGGCCAAAAAATGGATGAAGTTGGCCGATGACGGTGACCATTATTCCTTGGCTTTTGAAACACCAGGCACTTGGAGTGAAAAGTATAATTTGGTTTGGGATGAAATCCTGGACTTAAATGTATTTCCTGAAGAAGTGGCTGATAAGGAAATTGCTTATTATCTGACCAAGCAGGAGAAATATGGCTTGCCTCTGGACAGTAGAAAAACCTATTCCAAATCAGATTGGGTATTTTGGACAGCTTCCTTGGCTGATAATGAGGCCGATTTCAAGGCTTTAATTGCTCCTATGTGGAAATATGCCAATGAAACCCAAAACAGGGTGCCTATTAGTGATTGGCACGAAACTACGGACGCCCATGTGATGAATTTCAGGGCCAGGTCTGTAGTAGGAGGTTATTTTATCAAATTGCTTTATTAAAAAGACCTGGATAATTCTAATAGAAAAAGCTATGAACATCAAAAGACTAAGCCTAGCCCTTGTAATGAGTAGCATGACTGTATTTGGGCTATACGCCAAAGGAGAAGTAGAGGACAAAGAGGTTATTAAAAAGGGCAAGTATACCTTGACTTTTATCAATCAAGATCACGATTTGGATGAGACTGTGAAGGAAGGGTTGATCAAAACCTTTTTTAAGGTCTACCCGAAGATGGTCAAAGACTTCAACCATGAGGCAACTAAATTGGTCACAGTGACGATTGATACAGCCTATAATGGGGTGGCCTATGCCCATAATGGGAAGATTACTATCGCTTCGCAGTGGTTGGACAAAAAGCCTGAAGATCTGGATGTAATCACCCATGAGGGGATGCATTTAGTGCAGGCATATCCCGGAGGATCTGGTCCAGGCTGGCTTACTGAGGGAATAGCTGATTATGTTCGTTATGCCTATGGTGTGGATAATGAGGGTGCTGGCTGGTCCTTACCTGATTTTGATAGCAAGCATCATTATAAGAACAGCTATAGAATCACAGCCAGATTTTTGCTTTGGATCAACCAGAATTTTGAAGGGGATTTTGTCAAGCGTATGGATGAAAAAATGCGAAACAAGGAATATACGGCATCGCTTTGGAATTTGTACACGGGCAAGTCCCTAGAAGAGCTCTGGGAAGAATATGCCAATGATCCTAAAGTGAAAATATGATTTTTTGATAAGATCTAATTCATGGCCGGAATTTCAGTCTGGCCATGAATTAGATTTGATAATCCACTATGATGTCAGTATGCATAAAACCTTTGTTCTTTTCTCCCTTTTCCTTAAGTACTTTTCTAAGATTATTTTTTTATTAATTTTGCTTTAATAAAAATACCAAAATCTCATTTTTGAAAATAACCAATGAAAATTGCACAGATTTTGGGTAAGTCTTAATAAGGATGTTTTGTGAGCGACTTTAAGTTGTGCAGCTTAAAGGATGTTGATTATCCTTTTATTAAGTTTTTTGAGAATATTTAGAAATGAGCTGTAGCGGTATCATTTTTATCTACGTCTTGTTGAGGTATTGGCAGACGAACCAACAAACCACAAATTACTAATCACATGAGAATTGGAT is from Echinicola marina and encodes:
- a CDS encoding DUF4973 domain-containing protein gives rise to the protein MNKSYMSFLLLTLIIICSSCNDEWTEEQFENYISFKAPLTNEGVCDIYIRYRGEEKTTFQQPLIVSGSTTNGKDRTVHVAVDSDTLEVLNYEHFQNRENFYYRELNSEYYSIPSTVDIKAGENTALMPIDFTLKDIDMVEKWVLPINIEDDPANSYIPNPRKYYRKAILRIHPFNDYSGSYSGTALKTTMEGYEDETPIVKEEIRGYVVDENTIFFYAGNIDEDRQDRRNYKVYATFNTNGGVTFHSDNPEMKFQVNKDASYTITEQMDEVRPYLLYRYITINNIDYQFSDYTMVPNVDINYKVKGSLILERQLNTQIPDEDQAIEW
- a CDS encoding IPT/TIG domain-containing protein, coding for MINIKWGRYTLNLVLALLIGLFYSCQVEEEGLDIGEAFDPSQPVVVSNFTPSSGGAGQRLVIYGKNFGNDKDIVSVFIGGKEATVINVKGDALYCLVPRQAFGGEIEVRVGGEGREVTGNSSKDFNYQRKMVVSTLVGYKNDRGDEPWKDGKFKADDPIDMASGFWEPSFFKFDPLNPKHLWAVFDFNNGLYLIDLEDSTVTKKRSDFDRPRSIDFTLDGQYMIIAEDRGGENDRATYRLSRDKDWQDREVMTRYRQCNGAAVHPINGELYFNSYEKGQFFRFDLNKYFSEGLGVKDYETLFVVQDPGWEYKIFMHPTGNYAYIMVINQHYILRVDYNWEKKQFNQPYLVCGQLRGAGYQDGVGSDVRLRNPYQGVFVKNEEYAAEGKPDEYDFYFTDQYNHCIRKLSPQGSVTTFAGRGSSSINPDPWGYVDGDLREEARFDRPSGLAYSEEDKAFYVGDQMNHRIRKIALEEMDEEESGEEED
- a CDS encoding glutaminase family protein, with product MKRVKRVKQAIAKITLGLGLMIGTETLAQDALRAPAYPLITHNPNLSIWSMNDQLNQESPKHWTTAEHGLLGLIKVDGKPYRFLGKESKVFNAVLPTTDQRDYSMRYTEKAPKPGWEQVSFDDSAWEKGKAPFTDRRDVDGTFWKTDDLWLRRSFDLKDSENLEELFLKIRHDDNIKVYLNGQQVYQLKGFIHRYDYIEIPQNIKKSLKEKGNVLAVHIRNTGGGRWLDLGLAEGVVQPEMEQLTAAVQTGVHLSATQTQYEFDCGDVALTVNFMSPLLLDDLDLLARPISYITTEVKSKDGKDHDVQIALGVSSDLAVHQPSQEVAASRYQDGELDIMKAGTVEQNVLGRKGDDVRIDWGHLYVATVKSENTQHWLNSGGNILGTWDKSHSTSQDLQSRGIMLNTTVDMGNIGSKAKEQLFLLGYDEELAIQYFGKDLKPWWKTAEGGSFEALLGKAADEYRSIAKRCEAFDKKMYKETLKAGGEKYADMCVLAYRQAIAAHTLVESPEGELLFMSKENNSNGSINTVDVTYPSAPLFLHYNPDLMKGMLNGIFHYSESGRWKKPFPAHDLGTYPIANGQTYGEDMPVEEAGNMLLLTAAIVDQENDPAYAKKHWEVLTVWAEYLRKSGFDPANQLSTDDFAGHLARNANLSVKAILALAAYGKMAGTMGEKDVEADYINEAREMAKKWMKLADDGDHYSLAFETPGTWSEKYNLVWDEILDLNVFPEEVADKEIAYYLTKQEKYGLPLDSRKTYSKSDWVFWTASLADNEADFKALIAPMWKYANETQNRVPISDWHETTDAHVMNFRARSVVGGYFIKLLY
- a CDS encoding basic secretory family protein, with the protein product MNIKRLSLALVMSSMTVFGLYAKGEVEDKEVIKKGKYTLTFINQDHDLDETVKEGLIKTFFKVYPKMVKDFNHEATKLVTVTIDTAYNGVAYAHNGKITIASQWLDKKPEDLDVITHEGMHLVQAYPGGSGPGWLTEGIADYVRYAYGVDNEGAGWSLPDFDSKHHYKNSYRITARFLLWINQNFEGDFVKRMDEKMRNKEYTASLWNLYTGKSLEELWEEYANDPKVKI